GCTCCAGGACTACGCGGCGGCGGCGGTACGCGGCGCCTCCGGCGGGGACTTCCGGCGCTGGTGCGAGAACACCCCGGCCGACTGCCACCCCTTCCCCCCGCGCAAGGTGATCCGGGACGAGTCGCGCACCGTCCGCTCGCACGGCAAGTGGAAGAGCGAGCGGGAGCTGCCGGTCCCGGTCGAGGTCAATCCGGCCGGCGAGGTCTTCATGGGCGCCCACCTCCGGATAGGCGGCGGCGGTACCGCTCCCCGGCTGCACTACCACGACGACTGCTCGGGGACGGGCCTGATCTACATCGGCTACATGGGCCTGCACCTGCACAACACCCGCACCAACTGACCGTCCGCCGGCCGGGTTAGGGTGCTGGGAGCGGATCCGGACCACCGGGTCCGGAGCCCGCACGCCCCACCCGTCCCCGGAGGTCGAACAACGATGGCACGCATTCCCTCGTCCCTGGTCGCCGCGAGCGGGCTGATCGGCGGCTTCGGCCTGGCCCGGCGACGAAGAAGCGCGAGCTCGGCGGCGCGGCACTGCTCGCCGCCGGGACGGTCGCGGCGGTGCAGTGGCAGCGGGCCGCCGGTCCGGCCGCGACGGCCGCACTCGCGGGGCTCTATGTCGCCGCGTTCGCCGGCTCGCACCCGCTGGCCAAGAAGCTCGGCGCCTGGCCGTCGGTGCTCACCGTCGCGAGCGGCGTGGCCGTGGCGTCCTGGGCGGTGGCGGACCGCCGGGTCGCTCCCCGCTGAGCCGGGGCCCTTCGGGGAGCAGCAGCGGCCGGGTCAGATACCGAGGCCGTGCTCGGCCAGCCAGACGGACGGGTCGACCGGCTCGCCACCGCCGGGGCGGACCTCCAGGTGCAGGTGCGGGCCGCTGACGTTGCCGGTCGCGCCGACCCGGCCGATCGGCTGACCGGCCGTCACCTCGCCGCCGCCGACGCCGATCGAGGAGAGCTGGCAGTACCAGATCTCGGTGCCGTCGGGCAGGGTCTCCACGATCCGGTAGCCGTAGGCCCCGGCCCAGCCGGCCGAGGTGACCGTGCCCCGGCCCACGGCCACGACCGGGGTGCCGGTGGCGGCGGCGAGGTCCAGACCGGTGTGGAGGTGCGACCAGTAGGAACCGGACTGTCCGAAGCCGGCCCCGGGCACCGCGCCCGGCACCGGGACGACCAGCTCACCGAGGTCCTGGGCGCTCCGCGCCTGCTCCGCCTCGGCATCGCGCGCCTGCTCCGCCGCCCGGGCCTCCGCCTGCGCTGCTGCCCGGGCCGCCGCCTGGGCGTTCTCCTGGGCCAGGGCCTCGGCCCGGAGCGCCTGCTCGTGCTGGACGGCCTGCTCCGCGGCCAGCTGTGCCGCCCGGCTCTCCGCCTCCGCCTGCGCCGCGGCCTCGGCCCGGGCCGCTGCCTGCGCCCGTTCCTCGGCCTCGGCCTTGGCCGTGGCCTCGGCCTTCGCCGCCGCTGCGGCGGCGGCCTGACGACGGGCCGCGTCGTCCGCGTCGGCGCGCTGCTGCGCGGACTGGGTCCGGATCCGCTCGGCCAGGGCCGTGCCCGGGTCGAGCAGTCGGCTGCCGACGGCGGTGGCCCCGGCGGGCAGCGCGTCGTTGCTGTGGTCGGCCACGCTCACCGTGCCCTTGTTGCTCAGCGTCAGCGTGTCGCTGACGGTCGCCGCTCTGGCGGGGGCCGCGAGGCCGATCGCCCCGGTCGCGCCGACGGCGGCCATGGCCGCGAGTCCGAGGACGGTGCCGGAAGCGATCCCGGCGGGGCGCTGCGGCACCTCGGTCTGTACAGGTGCCCAAGCGGACTGGTACGACGCCACGGCCGGCGTACTCCTTTCCTTCCCTCACGCCGACCGGGTTAGCTGACGGGTTCGGAGAGGAAGGTCCCCTACGGCCGCGAACGGCCGATTCACCCCAGATACGTGGTTCCCCGGCTCCCGGCCGTCACGGGAAGTGACGGCCAGCAGGATTAGGCGACAGCGCACGACGCCGTTCGTCGAACAGCAGAACTTCGTGCTGCGTTATCAAACGTTAATCCTAGAGGCGGTTGATTCCAAGTGGTTCGGGGAGCCAGCTGGGACTTGACGCACCGTCTGCGGCCTTTGTCCGTATTCGAGGCGTCCGGGTTCGTCCGGTCCGGACTCAGCGGACCAGGCAGAACTCGTTCCCCTCCGGATCGAGCATCACCTGGAACGCGCCCTCCGCGTCCCGCTGGACCTCGCCCACAGCCACCGCCCCGATCCGGAGCAGGGCCGCGCGCACCAGCGCGATGTCGGCCACGTCGATGTCCAGGTGCAGCCGGTTCTTCCGGCCCGGCTTTCCCTCCGGCACGGCCTGGAAGGCGAGTCGGGGCTGTCCTCCCGGCGGGTCCACGTAGGACCAGTCGCCGGCCCGGTCCACCGGGCTCCCGCCGAGCAGCGCCGCCCAGAACCGCACCAGCCGCGCGGGGTCCGCGCAGTCGACCACGATCTCGTCCAGCCGCCCTATGCCGAGGCCCACGACCGGCCCCGGATACGTGTCCGCACCTGTTCCGCTGTCCGTGTCGGTCTCCGCACTCGTCGCCACAGGGCCACGCTAGCCCCGGAGCGCCCCGCTGCGGGAGGTCCGTGCACGTGGGAGGCCGAAATCCGTCAGCCCCCGGTCGTGTAGAGCCAGTTCACCAGGGTGCCGGCCAGGGCGTCGGCGCTGAGGTCGCGGGCGTCGGCGTACACGCCGCCGGTGCCGGAGTTGAGCACCCGGCCGTCCGGGCCGAGTTCGACCAGCGCCGGGATGCCGACGGCGCTGAGCCGGAGGTAGCGCCCGGCCAGGTCGGTGTTCCGGTCGAAGTGCCCGACGTCCACGGTGACCAGGTGGTAGTTGCGGGACAGCACCTGGTGCACGCCGACGTTCTCCAGCAGCGCGGACAGCGCCTGGCAGTCCTCGCACCAGGCGGAGCCGAAGTCCAGCAGCACCGGCCGGCCGTCCGCCTTCGCCGCCGCGAGGGCCGAGGCGACGGCCGCCGGGGCGTCCGCCGCCGGGTTGTAGCTGTCGGGCACCGGCGCGGGGGTGACCGTGGGCAGCGGCGGGAACGGCCGGGCGACGCCGAGGTAGCCGGGCCCGCCCGCCCGGTGCGCGTCGTCGGCGCTGCCGTCCGAGGAGGAGGAGCGGGACGCGGCCGGGCCGGAGCCGGGCCGGGGGCGTCCGGTGCCGGCCACGGTGGTGCAGCCGGCCAGCGCCGAGGCCGCCAGCGAGCCGGCCAGGGCGAGCGCCAGCGTCCCGAGCAGTCCGCGGCCGGTCACGGCGGGCCCTCCCTCGTCCGGGTCGGGGCGAGGACCGCCCCTCGGACCCATTCGAGCAGGCCCGCCGGGCGGGGCGGGGCCGACCGTCCAGCCGCCGCGCGGCAATCACCCGTGCGGGTGAGCCAGGGGCGCACCGGTGCGAGCCGGTTCAGGTCAGCGAGAGGTAGGCGATGCTGCCGAGGCCGGCCAGGGTGCAGTAGATCGCGAACGGGGTGAGCGTCCGGGTCTCGAAGTACTTCGTCAGGAAGCGCACCGCGACGTAGCCGGCCACGAAGGCGGCGACCGAGCCGGCCAGCACCTGGCCGCGGATGCCGTCCCCGGCCGAGCCGAGCAGCGAGGGCACCTTGAGCAGCGCGGCCGCCCCGATCACCGGGGTGGCCAGCAGGAAGGCGAAACGGGCGGAGTCCTCGTGGCGCAGGCCCTTGAAGATGCCGGTGCTCATGGTGACGCCGGAGCGGCTGATGCCGGGCAGCAGCGCCAGGATCTGCGCGCCGCCGACCACCAGGGCCTGCTTCCAGGTCAGCTTGGCGGTGATCCGGCGGTCGGAGACCTCGTCCGGGTGCAGCGCTTCGCCGTCCGGGCCGTGCTCCTCGATCCCGGCGTCGCCGGCCCGCCGCCGGCCGCTGCCGCCCCGCTTCAGCCGCTCGGCGACATAGAGGACCAGGCCGTTGAGGGTGAGGAAGACCGCGGCCACGATCGGCGTGCCGAGGGCGTCCTGGAAGAACTTGTTCAGCGCCAGGCCGACGACGCCGACCGGCACGGTCGCCACGATCAGCAGCCAGGCGAGCTTCTCGTTCACCGTCTCTATGCGGCGGTGGCGGACGGAGCTGATGAAACCGCCGATGACCCTGACCCAGTCCCGCCAGAAGTAGACGACCAGGGCGAGCGCGGTGGCCAGGTGCAGCCCGATCAGCACGCTCAGGTAGGGCGAGCCGGCCGCGGAGACATTGAGGTCCCGCTTCCAGGAGCCGCCGATCAGGGCGGGCACCAGGATGCTGTGGCCGAGGCTGGAGACCGGGAAGAGCTCAGTGACGCCCTGCATGAGGCCGACGCCGATCGCTTCTGGATACGTGAGGACGGACATCGAAGGGCCTTCGGCTGTAAGGAATGCAGAGTCTGGGCAGTCAGAAAGTACTACAGCCGTGTAGACCCCTCGTGACCGGGCGACCCTTGTTCACCGCTCCGATGCCGGGTGTTCACCGGCATCACAGCGGGCGGTCGCCCGGCACTCGCGTGCCCGACGACCGCCCGCCGGAGGGGGTCTGCCCGGTTCAGCCCGCGTGCTGGAGCTCCGGCACCAGCCGCGCGCCCTCGGTCGGCACCGCGCCGCCCGTGCCCTCCAGGATGTGCTCCGAGCGCACGGCGTTGTCCTGGAGCGGGGTCAGCCGACGGCGCAGCCGCAGCGCCAGCACCATGATCAGCACCGTGCAGCCGACCATCACCAGCAGGTAGGGACCGGACAGGCCGGCTCCGACCAGCAGCACCCCGGCCGCCGGGCCCATCGCCACCGCGAGTTGCTTCACCAGCGCGAAGGCCGCGTTGTAGCTGCCCAGCAGCCGGCTCGGGGCGAGGTCGGCGACGATCGGCCCGAGGGTGGGCGCGAGCAGTGCCTCGCCGACCCCGAAGAGCACGTAGACCGAGATCATCGCCACGGTCGCGAACATCGCGTCGCTGCGGATCAGCCCGGCGACCCCGGCGGCGGCCCAGGCCGCGAGCCAGACCGCGCCGGTGGCGGCGATCGCGGTGCTGCGGCGGCGGCGTGCGGTGATCCGCACGACGATCATCTGCAGCAGCACGATGGCCAGGGTGTTGGCGCCCAGCGCGAAGCCGAGCATGGCCGGGGAGATCCCGACGACGCTGGTCCCGTAGGCGGCGACGCCCGACTCGAACTGGCCGTAGCAGGTGAAGAAGATCAGCGCGGCGAGCACGCAGACACTGATCATCGCCTTGTCGCCGAGCAGCGTCCGCAGGTCGGAGCGCGGTGCGCGCCGCTCCGCGCCG
The Streptacidiphilus albus JL83 genome window above contains:
- a CDS encoding MFS transporter, encoding MRQQKQAGRNGTTGRNATAAATLRRVQVGNALSAFGSGFTVPYMFVYVDEVRGLGSMTAWLMFTVFALAALVVLPFSGRGIDRYGPRPVLIAGAVVSALGAFAFGHATGTPHILASAFLFGAGVTTVQPALATMIVRCSTPATRSHAFAMQFTLVNLGMGVGAMIGGQIVDVHHPSSLTLLFTIEALMFLVLGAVTGGVRIPAAPALPAVSTAAVDGAERRAPRSDLRTLLGDKAMISVCVLAALIFFTCYGQFESGVAAYGTSVVGISPAMLGFALGANTLAIVLLQMIVVRITARRRRSTAIAATGAVWLAAWAAAGVAGLIRSDAMFATVAMISVYVLFGVGEALLAPTLGPIVADLAPSRLLGSYNAAFALVKQLAVAMGPAAGVLLVGAGLSGPYLLVMVGCTVLIMVLALRLRRRLTPLQDNAVRSEHILEGTGGAVPTEGARLVPELQHAG
- a CDS encoding M23 family metallopeptidase, whose amino-acid sequence is MASYQSAWAPVQTEVPQRPAGIASGTVLGLAAMAAVGATGAIGLAAPARAATVSDTLTLSNKGTVSVADHSNDALPAGATAVGSRLLDPGTALAERIRTQSAQQRADADDAARRQAAAAAAAKAEATAKAEAEERAQAAARAEAAAQAEAESRAAQLAAEQAVQHEQALRAEALAQENAQAAARAAAQAEARAAEQARDAEAEQARSAQDLGELVVPVPGAVPGAGFGQSGSYWSHLHTGLDLAAATGTPVVAVGRGTVTSAGWAGAYGYRIVETLPDGTEIWYCQLSSIGVGGGEVTAGQPIGRVGATGNVSGPHLHLEVRPGGGEPVDPSVWLAEHGLGI
- a CDS encoding thioredoxin family protein, producing the protein MTGRGLLGTLALALAGSLAASALAGCTTVAGTGRPRPGSGPAASRSSSSDGSADDAHRAGGPGYLGVARPFPPLPTVTPAPVPDSYNPAADAPAAVASALAAAKADGRPVLLDFGSAWCEDCQALSALLENVGVHQVLSRNYHLVTVDVGHFDRNTDLAGRYLRLSAVGIPALVELGPDGRVLNSGTGGVYADARDLSADALAGTLVNWLYTTGG
- a CDS encoding VOC family protein, producing the protein MATSAETDTDSGTGADTYPGPVVGLGIGRLDEIVVDCADPARLVRFWAALLGGSPVDRAGDWSYVDPPGGQPRLAFQAVPEGKPGRKNRLHLDIDVADIALVRAALLRIGAVAVGEVQRDAEGAFQVMLDPEGNEFCLVR
- a CDS encoding undecaprenyl-diphosphate phosphatase, giving the protein MSVLTYPEAIGVGLMQGVTELFPVSSLGHSILVPALIGGSWKRDLNVSAAGSPYLSVLIGLHLATALALVVYFWRDWVRVIGGFISSVRHRRIETVNEKLAWLLIVATVPVGVVGLALNKFFQDALGTPIVAAVFLTLNGLVLYVAERLKRGGSGRRRAGDAGIEEHGPDGEALHPDEVSDRRITAKLTWKQALVVGGAQILALLPGISRSGVTMSTGIFKGLRHEDSARFAFLLATPVIGAAALLKVPSLLGSAGDGIRGQVLAGSVAAFVAGYVAVRFLTKYFETRTLTPFAIYCTLAGLGSIAYLSLT